A window from Mus caroli chromosome 2, CAROLI_EIJ_v1.1, whole genome shotgun sequence encodes these proteins:
- the LOC110289954 gene encoding olfactory receptor 10AG1-like, whose protein sequence is MEFILLGFSNVPHLQWVLFMIFLFIYMTILLCNSIIIVLAKTDPALQTPMYFFLSNFSFLEICYVTATIPRMLMDLYTLKGNISVFACATQMYFFLMLGATECLLLAAMAYDRYVAICHPLQYSLLMKNKVCLQLVAACWISGIPVQIWQTYQIFSLHFCASNKIDHFFCDIPPLLKLACGDTFINTVAVYVVAVVFVMVPFLLIIVSYIKIICNIMKLSSAKGMAKAFSTCSSHLIVVVLFYGTASITYLQPKQSQSEGMGKLLSLFYTILIPALNPIIYTLRNKDIMMALRKLHSKLLIWWENIK, encoded by the coding sequence ATGGAATTTATTCTTCTTGGGTTTTCTAATGTTCCTCATTTGCAGTGGGTACTGTTtatgatatttttgtttatttatatgacaATTCTGTTGTGCAACAGCATTATAATAGTGTTAGCAAAAACGGACCCTGCTCTCCAGACTCCTATGTATTTTTTCCTTAGCAACTTTTCCTTTTTGGAAATCTGTTATGTCACAGCTACTATCCCAAGAATGCTTATGGATCTATATACcctaaaaggaaacatttctgtgtttgcatgtgcaacacaaatgtattttttccttATGTTAGGAGCCACAGAGTGTCTCTTGCTAGCAGCTATGGCCTATGATCGTTATGTGGCTATCTGCCACCCTCTGCAATATTCTCTACTAATGAAGAATAAGGTGTGTTTACAGCTGGTAGCTGCCTGCTGGATCAGTGGGATTCCTGTACAAATTTGGCAGACCTACCAGATATTCTCCCTTCACTTTTGTGCTTCTAACAAAATAGatcactttttctgtgacattCCCCCTCTTCTCAAGCTTGCTTGTGGTGACACCTTTATAAATACAGTTGCAGTCTATGTTGTTGCAGTGGTGTTTGTTATGGTTCCATTTTTGCTAATCATTGTCTCCTACATCAAGATTATCTGCAACATTATGAAACTGTCTTCAGCCAAAGGAATGGCCAAGGCATTTTCCACGTGCTCATCCCACCTGATAGTTGTAGTCTTGTTCTATGGAACAGCAAGCATTACTTACTTACAGCCCAAACAAAGCCAGTCAGAAGGAATGGGGAAGCTGCTGTCTCTTTTCTACACCATTTTGATCCCAGCTTTGAATCCTATTATATACACTCTGAGGAACAAAGATATCATGATGGCACTGAGAAAATTACACAGTAAGTTACTAATATGgtgggaaaatataaaataa